In Mangrovivirga cuniculi, the following proteins share a genomic window:
- a CDS encoding sensor histidine kinase produces the protein MKEFLKTTWVQHTIFWLIYFTFNFLRWGSYFDDYQYSLESNLVEFPLHIILVYFNLYFLLPKLIPKHWIWYFILLIVATLAISMIRIVITYEFVTTEVWKESGQPAELFGANYILAVFIGELYVVGLTTALKLGVDWVNFQKKTRELERLKMQAEMAFLHSQIQPHFFFNTLNNLYALVLEKSDKAADMIVKLSDLMRYVIYGSRDEYISTADAFVQINNYIDLVKLRYNEKLILDYNPPVGSKNKLIPPLTLLPFIENNFKHAGRDKQGNIPIQINLDLTDNHLIFETFNFKQKVRHTANETGGVGNENVKKRLDILFGSEYQLKINEDSETYSLKLTIPLKKS, from the coding sequence ATGAAGGAATTTTTAAAGACAACCTGGGTTCAGCATACAATTTTCTGGTTGATCTATTTTACTTTCAATTTTTTACGCTGGGGATCTTATTTTGATGATTATCAGTATTCGCTTGAATCAAACCTGGTCGAATTTCCCTTACATATCATTTTAGTTTACTTTAATTTATATTTTTTACTGCCAAAACTGATTCCTAAACATTGGATATGGTACTTCATATTATTAATAGTTGCTACACTGGCTATATCTATGATCAGAATTGTAATAACTTATGAATTTGTCACTACGGAGGTTTGGAAAGAATCAGGACAGCCTGCAGAACTTTTTGGAGCAAATTATATACTGGCTGTTTTTATCGGTGAGCTTTATGTTGTTGGATTAACCACAGCATTAAAACTTGGAGTTGACTGGGTAAACTTTCAGAAAAAGACCCGTGAATTGGAGAGGCTGAAAATGCAAGCGGAGATGGCATTCCTTCACTCTCAAATTCAGCCGCACTTCTTTTTTAATACCCTCAATAATCTCTATGCATTAGTCCTTGAAAAGTCTGATAAAGCTGCAGATATGATTGTTAAATTATCAGATTTAATGCGATATGTAATTTATGGTTCGAGAGATGAATATATCTCTACAGCAGACGCTTTTGTTCAAATCAATAACTACATCGATCTGGTTAAATTACGGTATAATGAAAAACTAATCCTGGATTACAATCCTCCGGTAGGTTCAAAAAATAAACTGATTCCACCACTTACTTTGCTGCCATTTATTGAGAACAATTTTAAGCATGCAGGAAGAGATAAACAAGGGAATATCCCTATACAGATTAATTTAGACCTGACAGATAATCATTTAATATTTGAAACTTTTAATTTCAAACAAAAAGTTAGACATACTGCAAACGAAACGGGAGGAGTTGGCAATGAAAACGTTAAAAAAAGACTCGATATTCTTTTTGGAAGTGAATATCAGCTTAAAATAAATGAAGATTCAGAAACCTATTCGTTAAAACTTACAATACCCCTCAAAAAATCATGA
- a CDS encoding SusC/RagA family TonB-linked outer membrane protein: MKKLYLIWMMMALVTCATYAQSTVTGTIKDATDNTGIPGVNVLVKGSTTGTVTDINGDFSIDVSSTDATLVISYVGYESKEVELNGRTSVNISLNPSMEELSEVIVTAYGIQKETKSLGYSVAQLESKQLNTVKETNVVNSLSGRVAGLQVSKTASGPAGSSRVIIRGNNSLVGNNQPLYVVDGIPIDNQNLDAAGRWGGIDYGDGIGDISADNIENVTVLKGPNAAALYGARAANGVIQITTKSGGQRKGVGIDYTSTFTIDQVMISPEYQNVYGAGTGGEAPANADEYLALGTNGIGTSWGAPMNGQMITYWDGVQRPYSPKPDNFTNFWETGQTFTNTLAFSGGSETSAFRVSLSRMDNQSILPNSKFNRTSITAKGNTDLTSKLNVAAKFTYIRNKADNRANLADIMDNPVNGLIWMPRNEDLSNLLPYKGEDGLQRLYTTETFRLNPYWAVEENGNEDNKNRIISFLKLKYEINDWLSAELMSGMDWYTSERLRYVAKGTRYRPGGEIQENTYQVQEFNNMFLLKSNHSLTDKLSLKTVAGGNILRQTTNQFGAIGTNLAVDGFYNLSNASAITFSRNKFEKEIWSIFAQASFDYNGYLFLDITGRNDWSSTLPLDNNDFFYPSVSTGFAFSEAFDLYNDVFNYGKIRASWARVGNDTNPYQLTTSFGSMGSHAGASMFGLGPYQDQYVPYQIIPNFNLKPEQTTSIEAGIDLVFFKDRLDLSVTYYKSNTENQILPVTVSSTSGYQGAIINAGEMQNSGIEASINGTLIKAGDFSLDLGFRFAKNKNKVVALTDGLDQLLLGADRGISVVASPGNPYGDLLGYDFLRDANGQVVVGDDGIPLRTEGVEVLGNINPDWLGGITLGASYKNFRFNALIDIRQGGDIYSITNRYLHANGNHANTLEGREEWYAGTGGLVIDGVTEGGAVNTVAVDPEVYWASIARNGLGTSIDKPFVYDGSYIKMREMSLTYTLPESVIDGSFIQSLDVSLVGRNLFFLKNNLPGIDPESTYNSGNAGGRESASFPAFRSYGMTLNVSF, translated from the coding sequence ATGAAAAAACTATATCTAATATGGATGATGATGGCCCTGGTTACTTGTGCTACATATGCACAGTCTACCGTTACCGGGACAATCAAAGATGCCACAGACAATACTGGGATACCCGGAGTCAATGTACTCGTTAAAGGATCTACAACTGGTACTGTAACTGACATCAATGGTGATTTTTCTATTGATGTGTCTTCTACAGATGCAACATTAGTGATTTCTTACGTTGGGTATGAATCCAAAGAAGTTGAACTTAATGGAAGAACATCGGTAAACATAAGTTTAAATCCTTCAATGGAAGAACTTTCGGAAGTAATTGTGACTGCTTATGGAATCCAGAAAGAAACTAAATCTCTGGGATATTCTGTAGCACAATTGGAAAGTAAGCAACTTAATACTGTAAAAGAAACCAATGTAGTAAATAGCCTCAGTGGTAGGGTTGCAGGTCTTCAGGTATCTAAAACCGCTTCCGGACCGGCAGGTTCTTCCCGGGTGATAATAAGGGGGAATAACTCGTTGGTAGGAAATAATCAACCGCTTTATGTAGTTGATGGTATTCCAATAGACAACCAAAATCTCGATGCTGCTGGCAGATGGGGTGGAATTGACTATGGTGATGGTATAGGCGACATAAGCGCGGATAATATAGAAAATGTAACGGTTCTTAAAGGACCAAACGCAGCTGCACTTTATGGCGCACGGGCTGCTAACGGTGTAATTCAAATTACTACCAAATCCGGAGGTCAGAGAAAGGGTGTTGGGATAGATTACACCTCGACATTTACAATTGACCAGGTGATGATCTCTCCTGAATATCAAAATGTTTATGGTGCGGGAACCGGTGGAGAAGCTCCAGCCAATGCCGATGAGTATCTTGCACTTGGTACAAATGGCATAGGAACAAGTTGGGGTGCCCCAATGAACGGCCAGATGATCACCTATTGGGACGGTGTTCAAAGACCTTATTCTCCAAAGCCTGATAATTTTACAAATTTCTGGGAAACAGGTCAGACCTTTACAAATACTCTTGCTTTTTCCGGAGGAAGTGAAACTTCAGCTTTCAGAGTGAGCCTATCCAGAATGGATAATCAATCTATTCTGCCTAATAGTAAGTTTAACAGAACTTCCATTACAGCTAAAGGCAATACTGATTTAACAAGTAAGCTAAATGTCGCTGCGAAATTTACCTATATCAGAAATAAGGCAGACAACAGAGCAAATCTGGCTGACATAATGGATAACCCGGTTAATGGATTGATCTGGATGCCGAGAAACGAGGACTTATCAAATCTATTGCCTTATAAAGGTGAAGATGGATTACAAAGACTTTATACTACAGAAACGTTCAGGCTTAATCCATATTGGGCAGTAGAAGAAAACGGAAATGAAGATAATAAAAACAGGATAATCAGTTTTCTTAAGTTGAAATATGAAATTAATGACTGGCTGTCTGCTGAATTAATGTCAGGTATGGACTGGTATACTTCCGAAAGGCTGCGTTATGTAGCAAAAGGGACAAGATACAGACCCGGAGGAGAGATACAGGAAAATACTTACCAGGTGCAGGAATTCAATAACATGTTCCTCCTGAAATCCAATCATTCCTTGACAGATAAGTTATCTTTGAAAACTGTAGCCGGGGGAAATATTCTCAGGCAAACAACAAACCAATTTGGAGCTATTGGGACAAACCTTGCAGTAGATGGATTTTACAATCTCAGTAATGCAAGCGCGATAACTTTCTCCAGAAATAAATTTGAAAAGGAAATATGGTCGATATTTGCCCAGGCAAGCTTTGATTATAATGGATATTTATTCCTTGATATCACAGGTAGAAATGATTGGTCTTCAACTCTACCTCTAGATAACAATGATTTCTTCTATCCTTCAGTGTCAACCGGTTTTGCATTCAGTGAAGCGTTTGATCTTTATAATGATGTCTTCAATTATGGTAAGATTCGCGCCTCCTGGGCGAGAGTCGGTAACGACACAAACCCTTACCAGTTAACTACTTCTTTTGGTTCCATGGGCAGTCATGCAGGAGCATCGATGTTTGGATTAGGTCCTTATCAGGATCAATATGTTCCTTATCAGATTATTCCAAATTTCAATTTGAAACCTGAACAAACGACAAGTATCGAAGCAGGAATAGACCTTGTATTCTTTAAGGACAGACTTGATCTTAGTGTTACCTACTATAAATCAAATACTGAAAATCAAATATTACCAGTTACTGTTTCAAGTACCTCAGGGTACCAGGGAGCCATAATAAATGCAGGTGAAATGCAAAATAGTGGTATTGAAGCCAGTATTAACGGTACTTTAATCAAAGCCGGGGATTTTTCATTAGATCTTGGATTCAGATTCGCTAAAAATAAAAATAAAGTAGTGGCATTAACTGATGGTCTGGATCAGTTACTCCTTGGGGCTGACAGAGGAATTTCAGTTGTTGCTTCACCGGGTAATCCATATGGTGACTTATTAGGATATGATTTTCTAAGGGATGCTAACGGACAGGTAGTCGTTGGCGATGACGGGATTCCTCTAAGAACAGAAGGTGTTGAAGTCCTTGGTAATATCAATCCGGATTGGTTAGGTGGAATAACCCTTGGAGCATCTTATAAAAACTTTCGTTTTAATGCATTAATTGATATCCGTCAGGGTGGAGACATTTATTCCATTACAAACAGGTATCTCCATGCAAATGGCAATCACGCAAATACCCTGGAAGGACGTGAAGAGTGGTATGCGGGAACTGGAGGATTGGTGATTGATGGAGTAACTGAAGGTGGTGCAGTAAATACTGTTGCTGTCGATCCGGAAGTTTACTGGGCGAGCATTGCGAGGAATGGATTGGGAACTTCCATAGACAAGCCGTTCGTTTATGATGGGTCCTATATAAAGATGCGGGAAATGAGCCTGACTTATACCTTGCCTGAGTCAGTGATTGATGGCTCTTTCATTCAATCGCTTGATGTTTCTCTGGTAGGAAGAAATTTATTTTTCTTAAAGAATAACCTTCCTGGTATAGATCCGGAATCCACATATAACAGTGGTAACGCGGGTGGTCGGGAGTCTGCCTCTTTCCCGGCTTTTAGAAGCTACGGTATGACTCTGAATGTATCCTTTTAA
- a CDS encoding SusD/RagB family nutrient-binding outer membrane lipoprotein — protein sequence MKTYNISKKILAALLVAGMIFTSCDDRFEELNNNPNQVVEVSPDQILPYIQNGMSAHRFESWRGNILYAMHYSCLMSSPWLGGVEFQAANDAWTQGMWDRAYQRLGGNLQAMEDFINDLPEGPDKDAQLAIADVMRVLIYHRLTDFFGDVPYSEAGLGMEGIFQPKYDAQEEIYKDMLSRLESASARLRMGENTYGTQDIFYKGDEEGWIRLANSLRLRLGMRISDIDPQLSAQHVGAVINEPLITTNDWNCLMPHENDGSQWSSASNGTSAPISAFAAHYMAKALVDNMQGDPRLEFYGAALESGEVVGRPSGTIPSDVSLPDFTADNYSLLNSSEGAVFDLGNDWIHISAAEVNFLLAEAALRGIGRNQSDADAQMYYEEGINQGLSYWGLSPTTEMETNTAFDPAQGMNQIITQKWIALFPDGFEAFAELRRTDYPTFASDQVYGDIPKRHKYPVIEQTLNGKNYSEAISRQGPDVETTSVWWDVN from the coding sequence ATGAAAACATATAATATATCAAAGAAGATACTTGCTGCTTTATTGGTGGCTGGAATGATCTTTACAAGTTGTGATGATCGCTTTGAAGAACTTAATAATAATCCTAACCAGGTTGTTGAGGTGAGTCCTGATCAAATCCTTCCTTACATTCAAAATGGCATGTCAGCTCATCGTTTTGAGTCATGGAGGGGGAACATTCTTTACGCCATGCATTACTCCTGTCTGATGTCATCACCCTGGCTAGGAGGAGTGGAGTTTCAGGCTGCAAATGATGCCTGGACTCAGGGGATGTGGGATCGTGCTTATCAAAGACTGGGAGGAAACCTTCAGGCTATGGAAGATTTTATAAATGATCTTCCGGAAGGGCCAGACAAGGATGCTCAACTCGCAATTGCAGATGTAATGCGCGTATTGATCTATCATAGATTAACAGACTTTTTTGGTGATGTGCCTTATTCTGAAGCAGGGTTGGGTATGGAAGGAATATTTCAGCCTAAGTATGATGCTCAGGAAGAAATATACAAGGATATGTTGTCACGGTTAGAAAGTGCCTCCGCACGATTACGAATGGGTGAAAATACCTATGGAACCCAGGATATCTTTTATAAAGGAGACGAGGAAGGCTGGATTCGTTTGGCAAATTCACTAAGGTTAAGATTAGGTATGAGAATATCTGATATTGATCCTCAGCTTTCTGCCCAGCATGTGGGTGCAGTGATAAATGAACCACTAATAACTACTAACGATTGGAATTGCCTGATGCCTCATGAGAATGATGGTAGCCAGTGGTCTTCAGCTTCAAATGGAACCAGTGCACCTATATCAGCTTTTGCAGCTCATTATATGGCTAAAGCATTGGTGGATAATATGCAGGGAGACCCCCGACTGGAATTTTATGGTGCCGCTCTTGAGAGTGGAGAAGTTGTCGGTCGTCCTTCGGGAACAATTCCGTCAGATGTATCTCTACCTGATTTTACAGCTGATAATTATTCGCTGTTGAATTCATCAGAAGGTGCGGTTTTCGATCTGGGAAATGACTGGATTCACATCTCAGCAGCAGAAGTTAACTTTCTTCTTGCTGAGGCGGCATTAAGAGGTATCGGAAGAAACCAATCTGATGCTGATGCTCAAATGTACTATGAAGAAGGTATAAATCAGGGGCTTTCGTATTGGGGATTATCACCAACTACTGAAATGGAAACCAACACTGCCTTTGACCCTGCCCAGGGAATGAATCAGATTATTACTCAGAAGTGGATTGCTTTATTTCCTGATGGCTTTGAAGCATTTGCTGAATTAAGAAGGACTGATTATCCAACTTTTGCCTCTGATCAGGTTTATGGAGATATTCCTAAAAGACATAAATATCCGGTGATAGAACAAACCTTAAATGGTAAAAACTATTCCGAGGCTATTTCAAGACAGGGACCGGATGTGGAAACTACATCAGTATGGTGGGATGTTAATTAA
- the nagB gene encoding glucosamine-6-phosphate deaminase, giving the protein MNEVINGVDISHSAPGADEKTRYEKIHTVIFDESEEASISVAAEIGELIREKAKLSQKAVIGLATGSTPKGVYNELIRLHREEGLSFKNVVTFNLDEYYPMTPDSLQSYVRFMNDHLFDHIDIEKENIHIPDGTLDPVEIQAYCERYEYKIEELGGLDIQILGIGRTGHVGFNEPGSQINSRTRLITLDHITRIDAASDFFGEDFVPRKAITMGVGTIMNADRVILMAWGEGKAEIVKRTVEGEISDTVPATFLQKHPNASIIIDKAAGEELVRVKSPWLVGDCVWTNKMIRRGVIWLSLKLQKPILKLTDRDYNDNGMSGLIAEYGSAYEINLKLFNTLQHTITGWPGGKPNADDTHRPERAYPEKKRVVIFSPHPDDDVISMGGTFIRLVDQGHDVHVAYQTSGNIAVFDEDVVRFVDFFKDFNGQHNFSDEDGVALYNEIKEFINDKKPGEIDHPIVRQVKGLIRRGEAKAACRYVGLDDVEKAHFLDLPFYETGLVKKKSIGEEDVCIIVDLLREVKPHQIYAAGDLSDPHGTHRVCLTAIFRAIEELKHEDWMKDCYIWLYRGAWQEWGVEDIDMAVPISPVELMRKRKAIFKHQSQKDSAVFPGSDKREFWQRAEDRNHRLAELYDKLGMAEYEAMEAFKRYYF; this is encoded by the coding sequence ATGAATGAGGTAATAAATGGTGTTGACATCAGTCATAGTGCTCCGGGTGCTGATGAAAAGACGAGGTATGAAAAAATTCACACAGTAATTTTTGATGAAAGTGAAGAAGCATCAATATCAGTAGCTGCTGAAATTGGAGAATTGATCCGTGAGAAAGCAAAGTTGTCACAAAAAGCAGTAATTGGACTGGCAACCGGAAGTACTCCCAAAGGAGTTTATAACGAACTGATTCGGTTGCACAGGGAAGAAGGTCTTAGCTTTAAAAATGTAGTCACTTTTAACCTTGATGAGTATTACCCAATGACACCTGACTCTCTCCAAAGTTATGTCAGGTTCATGAATGACCATCTTTTTGATCATATAGATATAGAAAAAGAGAATATTCACATACCTGATGGGACCCTTGATCCGGTAGAAATTCAGGCATATTGTGAAAGATATGAATATAAAATTGAAGAACTGGGAGGGTTAGATATTCAAATTCTCGGTATAGGCCGAACGGGTCATGTCGGATTTAATGAACCGGGATCACAAATCAATAGTCGTACTCGATTAATCACTCTTGACCATATCACGAGAATAGATGCAGCTTCTGATTTTTTTGGTGAAGATTTCGTCCCGAGAAAGGCTATAACGATGGGCGTAGGTACGATTATGAATGCCGATCGCGTGATCTTAATGGCCTGGGGAGAAGGTAAGGCTGAAATTGTTAAGAGAACTGTTGAGGGTGAAATATCGGATACTGTTCCTGCTACATTCCTTCAAAAGCATCCAAATGCTTCTATTATTATTGATAAAGCTGCTGGTGAAGAACTTGTCAGAGTAAAATCACCATGGCTGGTTGGAGATTGCGTATGGACTAATAAAATGATCAGAAGAGGGGTTATCTGGCTTTCCTTAAAACTTCAAAAACCCATTTTAAAGCTTACGGACAGAGATTATAATGATAACGGTATGAGTGGGTTGATTGCTGAATATGGTAGTGCTTATGAAATTAATCTAAAACTCTTTAATACACTGCAACATACGATCACTGGTTGGCCTGGAGGAAAACCAAATGCCGATGATACGCATAGACCCGAAAGAGCTTATCCTGAAAAAAAACGGGTGGTTATTTTCTCTCCTCATCCTGATGACGATGTGATTTCAATGGGTGGTACATTTATCAGACTGGTTGATCAGGGCCATGACGTACATGTTGCCTATCAAACTTCAGGAAATATTGCTGTCTTTGACGAAGATGTAGTCAGGTTTGTTGATTTCTTTAAAGATTTTAATGGTCAGCATAATTTTAGTGATGAAGATGGTGTTGCATTGTATAATGAGATAAAAGAATTTATAAATGATAAAAAACCCGGAGAGATCGATCACCCGATTGTCCGTCAGGTAAAAGGATTAATACGAAGGGGAGAAGCTAAAGCAGCATGTAGGTATGTCGGTCTGGACGATGTTGAAAAGGCTCATTTTCTGGATTTGCCATTTTATGAAACAGGGCTTGTGAAGAAAAAATCTATTGGAGAAGAAGATGTCTGCATTATTGTTGATTTACTAAGGGAAGTTAAGCCTCACCAGATTTATGCTGCCGGAGATCTTTCAGATCCACATGGAACTCACAGAGTATGTCTTACTGCTATTTTTAGGGCTATTGAAGAGCTAAAGCATGAGGACTGGATGAAAGATTGTTATATATGGTTGTACCGTGGAGCGTGGCAGGAATGGGGAGTGGAAGATATCGATATGGCTGTACCGATTAGTCCTGTGGAACTTATGAGAAAACGGAAAGCCATTTTTAAACATCAATCTCAAAAGGATTCAGCAGTATTTCCCGGCTCAGATAAGCGTGAATTCTGGCAAAGAGCAGAGGATCGAAATCATCGTCTGGCTGAATTATACGATAAACTTGGTATGGCGGAATATGAGGCAATGGAAGCCTTTAAAAGGTATTATTTTTAA
- a CDS encoding beta-N-acetylhexosaminidase translates to MGLVISCGLIFTTVKINAQQMDHQVMPLPKEVVAGPGEFIINSKLKPRIEGSERLIKAVDRFYNVLSKKTGIFYNLRDWSDDDSANFEIIAEEKAPVELGIDESYSLKITNDKIQIKAKTDIGAMYALQTLLQLTESNEKGYFFKSVEIFDAPRFPWRGLMLDVSRHFMPVAAVKRQLDLMHTMKMNVFHWHLSDDQGWRIESDSFPLLTEKASDGKFYTKEQIHEIVKYADDLGIRVIPEFDVPGHATAILTAYPKLASENNANYTIERHAGIFDPTLDPTKEKTYNFIHILFNEMALLFPDKYFHIGGDENEGKHWDRDPEIIAFKEKKGFDNHELQAWFNSRLNKSLVDAGKIMMGWDEILHKDLIDSNPVIHSWRGEDGIIKSIDNDLRVIRSHGFYIDLMQSTSYHYFMDPVPQSLIDNEKAKKLIFGGEATMWSELVDQNSVDSRIWPRSAAIAEVFWSERNKLDGENLFQRLDKISSHLELNGSEHISNRHKIIRRYTENQQDFSDLLYFNDLMAPYRFYHRNPKGTLYSMLSPLNQWADACIADPVESRKFSNAVKNYIANQNPEDLQKLENHFKKWAELEDLINSLIQKSPQLDSLRQVSQSFKIAGEEGLKLLDFLSGKIILSDAEMISMSERIHGLKFKGGELVLKHFPS, encoded by the coding sequence TTGGGTTTAGTAATTAGTTGTGGTTTGATTTTTACAACAGTAAAGATTAATGCTCAGCAGATGGATCATCAGGTTATGCCACTACCAAAAGAAGTAGTGGCCGGCCCTGGTGAGTTTATTATTAATTCTAAATTGAAGCCCAGAATTGAAGGGAGTGAACGATTAATTAAAGCGGTAGATCGGTTTTATAATGTATTAAGTAAAAAGACTGGGATTTTTTATAATCTCCGGGATTGGTCAGATGATGATTCCGCCAATTTTGAAATAATTGCAGAAGAGAAAGCACCTGTTGAGTTAGGCATTGATGAATCATATTCTTTAAAAATCACCAATGACAAAATCCAGATTAAAGCTAAAACCGATATCGGGGCAATGTATGCTCTTCAGACCTTATTACAGCTTACTGAATCAAATGAAAAGGGATATTTTTTCAAGAGCGTGGAGATTTTCGATGCACCGCGCTTTCCCTGGCGAGGTTTGATGCTCGATGTGTCCAGGCATTTTATGCCGGTAGCGGCTGTAAAAAGACAACTGGATTTAATGCATACCATGAAAATGAATGTTTTTCATTGGCATTTATCTGACGATCAGGGGTGGCGGATTGAAAGCGATTCTTTTCCTTTACTAACAGAAAAGGCCTCGGATGGTAAATTTTATACTAAAGAACAAATTCATGAAATAGTTAAATATGCTGACGATCTTGGAATCAGAGTCATTCCTGAATTTGATGTACCTGGTCATGCTACGGCTATTTTAACTGCTTACCCTAAGTTGGCAAGTGAAAATAATGCAAATTATACAATCGAACGACATGCCGGAATTTTTGATCCGACTTTAGATCCAACAAAAGAAAAAACGTATAATTTTATTCATATACTATTCAATGAAATGGCCCTTTTATTTCCTGATAAATATTTTCATATAGGTGGTGACGAAAATGAAGGGAAGCACTGGGATCGTGATCCGGAAATTATTGCCTTTAAGGAGAAAAAAGGATTTGATAACCATGAATTGCAGGCCTGGTTTAACTCTCGTTTAAATAAATCATTGGTTGATGCAGGAAAGATAATGATGGGCTGGGATGAAATTTTACACAAAGACCTGATCGATTCAAATCCTGTTATTCATTCGTGGAGAGGAGAAGACGGAATAATTAAGTCCATCGATAACGATCTCAGGGTAATTAGGAGTCATGGGTTTTATATCGATTTAATGCAATCAACATCATATCATTATTTTATGGATCCTGTGCCTCAATCGTTAATTGATAATGAAAAGGCAAAAAAACTAATATTTGGCGGAGAGGCTACTATGTGGTCGGAACTTGTCGATCAAAATAGTGTAGATAGTAGGATATGGCCACGATCAGCAGCTATCGCAGAAGTCTTTTGGTCAGAACGAAACAAACTGGATGGTGAGAATTTATTTCAAAGACTGGATAAAATATCCTCTCATCTTGAGCTAAATGGCAGTGAACATATATCCAACAGGCATAAGATAATAAGGCGATATACGGAAAATCAGCAAGATTTCTCTGACCTGCTTTATTTTAATGATTTAATGGCACCTTATAGATTTTATCATAGAAATCCGAAAGGGACATTATATTCTATGTTATCACCGCTGAATCAGTGGGCTGATGCATGTATTGCAGATCCTGTAGAATCAAGAAAGTTTTCAAACGCAGTTAAAAATTATATTGCGAATCAAAACCCGGAAGATTTACAAAAATTAGAAAACCATTTTAAGAAATGGGCGGAGCTTGAAGACTTGATAAATTCTCTGATTCAAAAATCACCTCAATTAGATAGTCTAAGGCAAGTAAGTCAATCTTTTAAGATAGCAGGAGAGGAGGGACTCAAACTATTAGATTTTTTAAGTGGTAAAATTATCCTATCTGATGCGGAAATGATTTCTATGAGTGAAAGGATTCATGGATTGAAATTCAAAGGGGGAGAACTCGTTTTGAAGCACTTCCCGAGCTAA